The Nitrospirota bacterium genome has a segment encoding these proteins:
- a CDS encoding sugar phosphate isomerase/epimerase gives MEPYSYHAYIPFSRLRQDLEFLTPHAVQPEVRLNAEDLDSLKMKDVEKLARELPQSLHVTVHAPYRDLSPGAFDRRVRTATRERLEELLEVAEVLRARSVVCHLGYEPKQHHRHTDEWLQNSVETWSHLAETAQNAGIRIALENVYEDSPVLHQKLLELLKDDSMGICIDVGHANLYSKVSVRNWFDALKDHIIELHLHDNDGTEDQHLPLGRGKIDFEKILKEDLPLVGRPLLTLELVERDAIPESLSRIKQALGA, from the coding sequence ATGGAACCCTACTCGTATCACGCATACATACCTTTCAGCCGTCTGAGGCAGGATCTCGAATTCCTCACTCCGCACGCGGTGCAACCCGAAGTTCGCCTCAACGCGGAGGATCTCGATTCCCTGAAGATGAAGGACGTGGAAAAGCTCGCGCGCGAGTTGCCCCAGTCCCTTCACGTCACCGTTCACGCTCCTTACCGCGACTTGAGCCCCGGCGCGTTCGACCGCCGGGTGCGGACGGCGACCCGGGAGCGGCTGGAAGAACTGCTGGAGGTGGCCGAGGTGTTACGCGCTCGATCGGTTGTGTGCCATCTGGGCTACGAGCCGAAGCAACACCACCGGCACACCGATGAGTGGCTTCAAAACAGCGTCGAAACCTGGTCCCATCTGGCGGAAACGGCGCAGAATGCCGGAATTCGGATTGCGCTGGAGAATGTCTACGAAGACTCCCCCGTGCTGCACCAGAAATTGCTCGAACTCCTGAAGGACGACAGCATGGGGATCTGCATCGACGTGGGGCATGCCAACCTCTATTCCAAGGTTTCCGTTCGGAATTGGTTCGACGCGCTGAAGGACCACATCATCGAGCTTCACCTGCACGACAATGACGGGACCGAGGACCAGCACCTTCCGCTCGGCCGGGGGAAGATCGACTTTGAAAAAATCTTGAAGGAAGACTTGCCTCTGGTGGGCCGTCCCTTGCTCACTCTGGAGCTCGTGGAGCGGGACGCCATTCCGGAATCCCTCTCGCGCATCAAGCAGGCCCTCGGCGCGTAG
- a CDS encoding SPOR domain-containing protein produces MPDDPEGDEDKLLEDLVSDAIGSPAPARRDFSPPRERVVRITPLPILMVLLGGIALGAFFVYRNVASFLERPELPGEVAVAPPPNQTPGPSDLLLPSSEDNIESAYENRPDTPHPIPIPQAGEGGRRPGEGTARTRSESRGGLGPSAPKPVRMPAGDLSVQIGSYASQTYYQRALREIRRIGYEPLVTRKNSGGTSYELRIGPFPEREDAELVFRNLPEHGFKPTEMSLRTFRRKDESILYLITFEAVSDQGLLDRRVKKVRSLGLPSNIRKEEGAKQVRVVRVDHLTRPQAQRLVGKLKEKGYEPKILEE; encoded by the coding sequence ATGCCGGACGATCCGGAAGGCGACGAAGACAAACTCCTCGAAGACCTCGTTTCCGATGCCATCGGCTCTCCCGCGCCCGCGCGCCGGGATTTCTCGCCGCCTCGCGAACGCGTGGTCCGCATCACGCCCCTCCCTATTCTGATGGTTCTCCTCGGGGGAATCGCGCTCGGTGCTTTCTTCGTGTACCGGAACGTGGCCTCCTTTCTGGAACGCCCCGAACTTCCCGGGGAGGTGGCGGTGGCCCCTCCCCCCAACCAAACACCGGGCCCCTCAGACCTTCTGCTGCCCTCCAGTGAAGACAACATCGAGAGCGCATATGAAAACCGCCCCGATACCCCTCACCCCATCCCTATCCCGCAAGCGGGAGAGGGTGGCCGGAGGCCGGGTGAGGGCACAGCGCGGACGCGCTCCGAATCTCGTGGTGGCTTGGGGCCGAGCGCGCCCAAGCCGGTCCGAATGCCTGCAGGCGACCTCAGCGTTCAGATCGGCAGCTATGCGAGCCAAACGTACTACCAGCGCGCCCTCCGGGAAATTCGGCGGATCGGGTACGAGCCGTTGGTCACCCGGAAGAATTCCGGAGGGACCTCGTATGAATTGAGGATCGGTCCGTTCCCGGAGCGCGAGGACGCCGAGCTGGTGTTCCGGAATCTTCCGGAGCACGGATTCAAGCCCACCGAGATGTCCCTCCGAACGTTCCGCAGGAAGGATGAAAGCATCCTTTATCTCATCACGTTTGAGGCCGTCAGCGATCAGGGCCTGTTGGACCGCCGCGTCAAGAAAGTGCGCTCGCTGGGCCTGCCCAGCAACATTCGCAAGGAGGAAGGGGCCAAGCAGGTTCGCGTCGTGCGGGTGGATCATCTTACGCGGCCACAGGCACAAAGACTCGTCGGCAAGCTCAAGGAGAAAGGGTACGAGCCCAAGATTCTCGAAGAGTAG
- a CDS encoding class I SAM-dependent rRNA methyltransferase translates to MGPAPDLPLVAVSARALRHAREGYPWIYSNELKHPDPPLAAGTIVRIADASGHPAATAFYHPHSLIALRILSLDGGAAFDVILRDRLRGAAGLREALLPGNPFYRLVHGESDGLPGLIIDRYGEAYSLQAVSAGMDRHTPEILSALEELFHPELVVERNDSSLRDAEGLPRRKGILAGRGPAVRLIREGEAEFEVDLLEGQKTGFFYDQREARAFLAGTSQGTRVLDLFCCEGAFAIRAAKSGAANVLGIDASDRALERARKNAEINGVQERCEFIKDDVFETLARLRGEERKFDRVVVDPPSFAHSRKEVPGAKKAYLRLNAEALALVESGGIVITASCSHHIFADTFQEVLQEAAVRANVSLQVLATLNQAPDHPVLLSMPESQYLKVLVCRVLPR, encoded by the coding sequence ATGGGTCCAGCACCTGATCTTCCGCTTGTGGCCGTCTCCGCGCGCGCGTTGCGACATGCCCGGGAGGGCTATCCCTGGATTTACTCGAATGAGCTCAAGCATCCCGATCCCCCGCTCGCGGCGGGGACGATTGTGCGGATCGCGGACGCCTCGGGCCATCCCGCGGCCACGGCTTTCTATCACCCCCACTCGCTCATTGCGCTTCGGATCCTTTCTCTGGATGGCGGTGCGGCCTTCGATGTGATTCTTCGCGATCGCCTCCGAGGGGCGGCAGGATTGCGCGAAGCCCTGCTCCCTGGGAACCCGTTCTATCGCCTCGTACACGGCGAATCGGATGGCCTCCCGGGGCTGATCATCGATCGCTACGGCGAAGCCTATTCCCTTCAAGCCGTGTCCGCCGGCATGGACCGGCACACGCCGGAAATCCTTTCAGCCTTGGAGGAGCTTTTCCATCCGGAACTCGTCGTTGAGAGGAACGACTCCTCGCTCCGCGACGCGGAAGGCCTCCCGCGCCGGAAAGGCATTCTTGCAGGCCGCGGACCCGCGGTCCGGCTCATCCGGGAAGGTGAGGCTGAGTTCGAGGTGGATCTCCTGGAGGGTCAGAAGACGGGATTCTTTTACGACCAGCGTGAAGCACGAGCCTTCCTCGCGGGAACCTCGCAGGGGACAAGGGTGCTCGATCTCTTTTGCTGTGAGGGGGCATTCGCCATCCGGGCCGCGAAATCGGGCGCCGCAAACGTGCTCGGCATCGATGCCTCTGATCGCGCCCTTGAACGTGCCCGGAAAAATGCCGAGATCAATGGCGTGCAGGAGCGTTGCGAATTCATCAAAGACGACGTGTTTGAGACTCTCGCTCGCCTGCGTGGGGAGGAGCGGAAGTTCGACCGGGTGGTGGTGGACCCCCCCTCCTTCGCCCACTCGCGAAAAGAAGTTCCCGGCGCGAAAAAGGCCTACCTCCGCCTCAATGCGGAAGCTCTGGCTCTCGTGGAATCCGGAGGCATCGTTATTACGGCCTCCTGCTCGCACCACATTTTTGCCGACACCTTCCAAGAAGTCCTCCAAGAGGCCGCTGTGCGCGCGAACGTGAGTCTCCAAGTCCTGGCCACGCTGAATCAGGCCCCCGACCATCCCGTGCTCCTGTCCATGCCCGAGTCGCAGTACCTCAAGGTGCTCGTGTGCAGGGTACTTCCGCGGTAG
- a CDS encoding thioredoxin domain-containing protein encodes MKKWILLMGVAAAAAAVWVMWKPLFRGMGKGPVAEAYLDFQDMSSRDFYGRAFKPLKGKYGKDVSFEVVPFPMPLHPRSRRAGVAIECAQELGKADVFIDALLEFFSFTESELVRAAKKAQLPIETFSKCLAKARREENLAKKLEGYRKSGIVNVPTFVLGDERITGSQPVEVYERAVLKVLGKPVEELKTYGVKIVYDPSCDVCEHTAYMRALKENFYPSLESQDVDCSSDEGRALMESAKSRAVPLYVFEKGIEAITSFPQIRPIFGDMAEGFYIRPDAYRFTMRVLDSPNLTGLPEKGSPKAKVRVIEFMDFHCPHCGQFAQNQLPILVEKFVKPGIARWSVAVYPLGAESVPVAQAAYCAGEQGKFWEYHDQLFKSQTHRHGREDLLKVATEIKLGMEPFKKCLDSPAMREKVQKISKAAAELGVNSTPTFFVGDLRIKGGQSVPVFEEAIQQKLKDKGPACRKS; translated from the coding sequence ATGAAAAAATGGATTCTGCTGATGGGCGTGGCCGCCGCCGCTGCGGCCGTCTGGGTGATGTGGAAGCCCCTCTTTCGGGGCATGGGCAAAGGGCCTGTGGCGGAGGCGTATCTCGACTTTCAGGATATGTCCTCGCGCGATTTCTATGGCCGCGCGTTCAAGCCCCTGAAGGGGAAATACGGCAAAGACGTTTCCTTTGAAGTCGTTCCGTTCCCCATGCCCCTCCATCCGCGGTCGCGTCGGGCGGGCGTGGCCATTGAATGCGCCCAGGAACTGGGGAAGGCGGATGTCTTTATCGATGCTCTCCTCGAGTTTTTTTCGTTTACGGAGAGCGAACTGGTCCGCGCCGCCAAGAAAGCGCAACTCCCCATCGAAACATTTTCGAAGTGCCTGGCCAAAGCCCGACGCGAAGAAAACCTGGCGAAAAAGCTGGAGGGGTATCGCAAATCGGGCATCGTCAATGTGCCGACGTTCGTCCTTGGGGACGAACGAATCACGGGGAGCCAGCCGGTCGAGGTGTACGAGCGGGCGGTGCTGAAAGTTCTCGGAAAGCCCGTTGAAGAGCTCAAGACGTACGGAGTGAAAATCGTCTACGATCCGTCGTGCGACGTCTGCGAGCACACCGCCTACATGCGAGCCCTGAAAGAGAATTTCTATCCGAGTTTGGAGTCTCAGGACGTTGACTGCTCGTCGGACGAGGGCCGGGCGCTGATGGAGTCGGCCAAGTCGAGGGCCGTTCCCCTCTACGTATTTGAAAAGGGCATCGAGGCGATCACCTCGTTCCCGCAGATCCGTCCGATTTTCGGCGACATGGCGGAGGGCTTTTACATACGCCCGGACGCCTACCGATTCACCATGCGCGTACTCGATTCTCCGAATCTGACGGGCCTCCCGGAGAAGGGGAGTCCCAAGGCGAAAGTCAGGGTGATCGAGTTCATGGATTTCCACTGCCCCCACTGCGGGCAGTTCGCGCAGAATCAGTTGCCGATTCTCGTTGAGAAGTTCGTGAAGCCGGGAATCGCCCGGTGGTCGGTGGCCGTCTACCCGCTTGGCGCAGAGAGCGTGCCCGTGGCGCAGGCCGCGTACTGCGCGGGCGAGCAGGGGAAGTTCTGGGAGTACCACGACCAACTGTTCAAAAGCCAAACGCATCGGCACGGGCGGGAAGATCTCCTCAAGGTTGCCACGGAGATCAAGCTGGGCATGGAGCCGTTCAAGAAATGCCTGGATAGCCCCGCCATGCGGGAGAAAGTCCAGAAGATCTCCAAGGCCGCCGCCGAGCTGGGTGTAAACTCGACACCAACGTTTTTTGTGGGCGATCTGAGGATCAAGGGGGGCCAGTCCGTACCGGTCTTCGAGGAAGCGATCCAGCAGAAGTTGAAGGACAAGGGACCGGCCTGCAGGAAATCATGA
- a CDS encoding disulfide bond formation protein B, giving the protein MTPGNLRLVRWGVFVLGALLTAGSFSLSLVGGWTPCIYCLTLRYTGLVLSAAALANAIRPRRFLGVAVVVLSLAALGVAGYLVRKDFKRLGIIKPDPLKALTGGDESCAPGQDCSTPVLGGLPASAYALGGFAVLLAGSVLVTFKTPKG; this is encoded by the coding sequence ATGACCCCGGGAAACCTGCGCCTCGTTCGGTGGGGTGTTTTTGTCCTGGGTGCACTGCTGACCGCAGGGAGCTTCTCTCTGAGTCTCGTGGGCGGTTGGACGCCCTGCATCTACTGTCTTACCTTGAGATACACCGGGCTGGTCCTGTCGGCGGCGGCGCTGGCGAATGCGATCCGTCCCCGAAGATTCCTTGGAGTGGCCGTGGTGGTCCTTTCCCTCGCCGCCCTCGGTGTGGCCGGATATCTCGTCCGCAAAGACTTCAAACGGCTTGGAATCATCAAGCCCGATCCCCTCAAAGCCCTCACGGGCGGGGATGAATCCTGCGCCCCCGGGCAGGATTGCTCAACGCCCGTTCTGGGAGGCCTGCCGGCTTCGGCCTACGCTCTGGGTGGGTTTGCGGTCCTCTTGGCGGGCTCCGTTTTGGTGACTTTCAAGACCCCAAAAGGCTGA
- the lpxC gene encoding UDP-3-O-[3-hydroxymyristoyl] N-acetylglucosamine deacetylase, whose translation MTQRTIGNNIELEGAGLHTGRACRIRVRPSEAGTGIRFQKKNGSMGPVTEVSWKNVSHTEYATTLGTNGIRFATIEHLVSALSGLGVDNAHVEVEGGEVPILDGSARPFVDAIRAAGIVEMDAPRKTLRVLRPVHVEADGKSAGLIPFDGFRVECGIHFESPLVRHQEYDMEITPSRYADEIAPARTFCMRAEVDKLWSLGLAKGGSLANSVVFENGHILNPEGLRFKDEPVRHKILDAVGDMALAGSPISGAYVASRSGHTLNLALLRELFSSPDNYSLEEA comes from the coding sequence ATGACGCAAAGGACCATCGGAAACAACATCGAATTGGAAGGGGCGGGTCTCCACACCGGTAGGGCCTGCCGAATTCGGGTTCGTCCTTCGGAAGCCGGCACGGGGATTCGATTCCAGAAAAAGAATGGATCGATGGGACCGGTGACGGAAGTGTCGTGGAAAAACGTATCCCATACCGAATACGCCACAACCTTGGGCACGAATGGGATTCGCTTTGCCACGATCGAGCACTTGGTCAGTGCGCTCAGCGGCCTCGGTGTAGACAACGCTCACGTTGAAGTTGAAGGTGGTGAAGTTCCCATTCTCGACGGCAGCGCGCGCCCGTTCGTGGACGCGATTCGAGCGGCGGGGATCGTGGAAATGGATGCGCCGCGAAAGACCCTCCGGGTCCTCCGTCCGGTCCATGTCGAAGCAGATGGGAAATCGGCCGGTCTGATTCCTTTCGATGGATTCCGCGTCGAGTGCGGCATTCACTTTGAATCGCCGCTCGTTCGCCACCAAGAGTACGACATGGAAATCACCCCTTCCCGGTACGCGGACGAAATTGCTCCGGCGCGCACGTTCTGCATGCGGGCGGAAGTGGACAAACTTTGGTCCCTGGGCCTCGCGAAAGGCGGATCGCTGGCGAACTCCGTCGTCTTCGAAAACGGCCATATCCTCAATCCGGAAGGGCTCCGCTTCAAGGATGAGCCGGTCCGGCACAAGATTCTCGACGCCGTGGGGGACATGGCCCTCGCCGGCTCTCCGATCAGCGGCGCCTACGTGGCCTCCCGATCCGGCCACACGCTCAATCTGGCCCTCCTCCGCGAACTCTTCTCCTCTCCCGACAACTACTCTCTCGAAGAAGCCTGA
- a CDS encoding MotA/TolQ/ExbB proton channel family protein, with amino-acid sequence MRIQALFLALTLVGAQWVLYLLIALSIGSVAVMVDRWLHLRKRLASALVLRRESPALIRDGHSKDLDALFRKHNPGVGKVLAVALEAYPRGRTAFEGVLAAERSQEKEANEKYLAYLGTLGNNAPFIGLFGTVLGIIKAFHDLSISQEAGPSVVMGGIAEALVATAVGLMVAIPAVVAFNLFQQRSRRILAVIDEIGNLLVAQIPPPK; translated from the coding sequence ATGCGTATCCAGGCCCTTTTCCTTGCCCTGACGCTCGTGGGAGCCCAGTGGGTCCTCTACCTGCTGATCGCCCTCAGCATCGGATCGGTGGCCGTGATGGTCGATCGATGGCTCCATCTTCGAAAGCGCCTCGCCTCCGCCTTGGTTCTGCGCCGCGAGTCGCCGGCGCTCATCCGCGACGGCCACTCCAAGGACCTTGACGCGCTTTTTCGAAAGCACAATCCCGGCGTCGGAAAGGTTTTGGCCGTTGCTCTCGAAGCGTATCCCAGGGGCCGCACGGCGTTTGAAGGCGTCCTGGCCGCCGAACGATCGCAGGAGAAGGAAGCCAACGAGAAATATCTGGCCTATCTGGGGACGCTCGGAAACAACGCCCCCTTCATCGGACTCTTCGGCACGGTTCTCGGCATCATCAAGGCCTTCCATGATCTCTCCATCAGCCAGGAGGCCGGTCCGAGCGTGGTGATGGGTGGCATCGCGGAAGCCCTCGTCGCCACCGCGGTCGGACTCATGGTGGCGATCCCCGCCGTCGTCGCGTTCAACCTGTTCCAGCAGCGTTCGCGCCGCATCCTGGCGGTCATCGACGAAATCGGCAACCTCCTGGTCGCACAGATCCCCCCTCCAAAGTAA
- a CDS encoding biopolymer transporter ExbD codes for MTAPEKEDDLITGINVTPLVDITLVLLIIFMVTAVYIVAPAIKVKLPKAATAESTPITSVALVLDINRVLYFNGTPTNEEDVRKILGDLVREKTDVQAMISADKDVTHGEVIHLMDLVRQLGITKFAVNVEGPRVAPAPH; via the coding sequence TTGACGGCCCCGGAAAAAGAAGACGATCTTATCACGGGCATCAACGTGACGCCGTTGGTGGATATCACGCTGGTCCTCCTCATCATCTTCATGGTCACCGCCGTCTACATCGTCGCCCCAGCCATCAAGGTCAAGCTTCCCAAAGCCGCCACTGCCGAAAGCACGCCCATCACGAGCGTCGCCCTCGTCCTCGACATCAACCGGGTGCTGTACTTCAATGGAACGCCGACGAATGAGGAGGATGTCCGCAAGATTCTGGGCGACCTCGTCCGGGAGAAGACGGACGTGCAGGCCATGATCAGCGCCGACAAGGATGTGACACACGGCGAGGTGATTCATCTGATGGATCTCGTCCGACAACTCGGTATCACCAAGTTTGCCGTAAACGTCGAAGGCCCGCGTGTCGCTCCGGCGCCACATTAA
- a CDS encoding energy transducer TonB: protein MSLRRHINPIHLGIGLSLAIHLVGLGGLSRIAPALAQFLPIEVELVEEEKPPDPPPKPPEPEKPPEPKPAEEVTDLRDVRASEVRDVFGVTPDSVAAEGDFEAPIGTTLMKEPEPEYVPLPAVSALPSFKTKIEPEYPDQARRAGLDGLVVLEVGIDSAGRVFEVSVVQSAGHGFDEAAMTAMKNSVFYPARRGNEPVAVRLRIPVRFTLR, encoded by the coding sequence GTGTCGCTCCGGCGCCACATTAACCCCATCCATCTCGGGATCGGCCTCTCGCTGGCGATCCACCTCGTCGGTCTGGGCGGATTGAGCCGGATCGCGCCGGCCCTCGCGCAGTTCCTTCCCATCGAAGTCGAATTGGTGGAAGAGGAAAAGCCGCCGGACCCGCCGCCGAAACCGCCCGAACCGGAAAAGCCTCCCGAGCCGAAACCGGCCGAAGAAGTCACGGATCTTCGCGACGTGCGGGCGAGCGAGGTGCGCGACGTGTTCGGCGTCACTCCCGACTCGGTTGCCGCGGAAGGGGATTTCGAGGCGCCCATCGGTACCACGCTGATGAAAGAGCCCGAGCCCGAATACGTCCCCCTCCCGGCGGTCTCCGCTTTGCCGAGCTTCAAGACGAAAATCGAACCGGAGTACCCGGATCAAGCGCGCCGCGCCGGCCTCGACGGCCTCGTGGTCCTTGAGGTCGGGATCGACTCGGCGGGCAGGGTGTTCGAAGTTTCGGTCGTCCAATCTGCCGGGCACGGGTTTGACGAAGCCGCCATGACGGCGATGAAGAACTCGGTGTTCTATCCCGCTCGTCGCGGAAACGAGCCGGTGGCCGTGCGCCTTCGCATCCCCGTGAGGTTCACCCTCCGGTGA
- a CDS encoding TonB-dependent receptor, translating into MRASRPFVLGILIAFPSLVLGAWADPSGTPSEPAGHARIVLKGKVRENGNRKPIVGATIMLMGQANLTLTEFSDEQGLYTFKDLAPGPYQISVLAASYVVEKPRSVDLQPSDEPIEVNFFLTLDVTGGLFLEVEREREKRSVSTQKVRKEEIRRVPGTLGDPLRVIQLLPGVTVLNEVFADLIVQGGGPDDNKIWLDRTPMAFPYHLLNSSSVLSGEFVESQELHAAGFGVQYGDATGGVLEITSSDGKEQGIGGHLSVVGVRAYEAEKFSVGRVEGSLQAGDPAVGSVIAAGRYLFPPPTIPGFELPGQGPVFQFSPVGWDYQSKYTGKTGRMGTFRLLSYGAVDEEKQNIHFEGPVPQTGQNLTFEIKFLQEKQFHTQGILWDLPVGPVTSRLSLYRTENVDDFKISLPLLQLEDFIDRREANREFGIWDDLEILAGKHQTIILGVQAERVRSKIGGVAPVFIAAGGAQFRPPEDGAVPGSFAGGGAPARQESESEGGGEEEAEEEEEEEEFTPLSFKPFSVKETFNAYGFYLADKVRPVERLTLVPGVRLDRSTLVWKNSDVHYRDVFMPRAHGTFQLFSKTKLRGGWGIYRRFPEADQATDQGQVDQDGNVTRKFGNPYLLPERAVHYVGGVEQKLTEALRVEADVFHKKLTRLIMGEPESNDGSGYADGGQVLLRHDLTRRFFGWVSYSYTKSKRRNLRTGKLIPTQWDQPHVLSVVSSVKITPEWEVGASFRYTSGSPVTPIYNDEKRDPDLDEDIHADALPAEPNSGRMRDFQRLDLRVERSLKIRYAEIALFLDGFNVFNRKNEIFRIPSFEDPSQYIPLSTAGLLVYGGATARF; encoded by the coding sequence GTGAGGGCATCCCGGCCGTTTGTTCTCGGTATTCTGATTGCTTTTCCGTCCTTGGTCCTTGGCGCGTGGGCCGATCCCAGCGGCACTCCGTCTGAACCGGCCGGCCATGCGCGCATCGTCTTGAAGGGAAAAGTCCGGGAAAACGGGAACCGGAAGCCGATCGTGGGCGCGACGATCATGCTCATGGGACAGGCCAACCTCACGCTTACTGAATTTTCGGATGAGCAAGGACTCTACACATTCAAGGACCTCGCGCCCGGCCCGTACCAGATCTCCGTTCTGGCCGCCTCCTACGTGGTTGAAAAGCCGCGCTCCGTCGATCTTCAACCCTCGGACGAGCCCATCGAAGTGAACTTTTTCCTGACGCTCGATGTGACCGGCGGACTCTTCCTCGAAGTGGAACGCGAACGGGAGAAGCGATCCGTCTCCACCCAGAAGGTTCGCAAGGAGGAAATTCGCCGGGTGCCCGGCACGCTGGGCGATCCCCTCCGCGTCATCCAGCTCCTGCCGGGCGTCACCGTGCTCAACGAGGTCTTCGCGGACCTGATCGTGCAGGGCGGGGGGCCGGACGACAACAAGATCTGGTTGGACCGTACCCCGATGGCGTTCCCTTACCACCTTCTCAACAGCTCAAGTGTGCTCTCGGGTGAGTTCGTCGAGTCCCAGGAGCTCCACGCGGCCGGGTTCGGCGTGCAGTATGGCGATGCCACGGGCGGTGTACTGGAGATCACATCCTCCGACGGAAAGGAACAAGGCATCGGGGGTCACCTCAGCGTGGTAGGCGTGCGGGCCTATGAAGCCGAGAAATTCAGCGTGGGCCGCGTGGAGGGCAGCCTCCAGGCGGGCGACCCCGCGGTGGGCTCGGTGATTGCGGCGGGGCGATACCTGTTCCCACCGCCGACGATTCCCGGGTTTGAACTTCCCGGGCAAGGTCCGGTCTTCCAGTTTTCGCCGGTGGGCTGGGATTATCAGAGCAAGTACACCGGGAAAACGGGGCGAATGGGGACGTTCCGTCTTTTGAGCTATGGCGCGGTGGACGAAGAAAAACAGAACATCCACTTCGAAGGGCCGGTCCCTCAGACGGGCCAAAACCTGACGTTCGAGATCAAGTTCCTCCAGGAGAAGCAATTCCACACGCAAGGAATCCTATGGGACTTGCCGGTGGGACCCGTCACTTCACGCCTGTCCCTCTATCGGACCGAGAACGTGGACGATTTCAAGATCAGTCTCCCCCTGCTGCAACTGGAGGATTTTATCGACCGCCGGGAAGCCAATCGAGAGTTCGGAATATGGGACGATCTTGAGATCCTGGCCGGCAAGCATCAGACGATTATTCTGGGGGTCCAGGCCGAGCGGGTGAGATCGAAAATCGGGGGGGTCGCACCGGTGTTTATCGCAGCAGGAGGAGCGCAGTTTCGCCCGCCGGAAGACGGCGCCGTACCGGGGTCCTTCGCCGGCGGCGGCGCGCCCGCCAGGCAGGAAAGTGAGAGTGAGGGTGGAGGTGAGGAGGAGGCGGAAGAGGAAGAAGAAGAGGAGGAATTCACGCCGCTCTCGTTCAAGCCGTTCAGCGTGAAAGAGACGTTCAACGCGTACGGCTTTTACCTTGCGGACAAGGTTCGCCCGGTGGAGCGGTTGACGTTGGTCCCCGGCGTGCGCCTCGATCGCTCCACTCTCGTCTGGAAGAACTCCGACGTTCACTACCGCGACGTCTTCATGCCGCGAGCCCATGGTACGTTCCAACTCTTTTCCAAGACCAAGCTCCGCGGCGGGTGGGGGATCTACCGCCGGTTCCCCGAGGCGGACCAGGCAACCGATCAGGGGCAGGTGGATCAGGATGGCAATGTGACGCGGAAGTTCGGGAACCCGTACCTGCTTCCCGAGCGGGCGGTGCACTATGTCGGGGGCGTTGAGCAGAAGCTGACGGAAGCCTTGCGCGTGGAGGCCGACGTGTTCCACAAGAAGTTGACCCGCTTGATCATGGGCGAACCGGAATCGAACGACGGCAGCGGGTATGCCGATGGCGGCCAGGTTCTGCTACGGCACGACTTGACTCGACGGTTCTTCGGCTGGGTGTCCTATTCGTACACCAAATCGAAACGCCGGAACCTTCGCACGGGCAAACTCATTCCGACCCAGTGGGACCAGCCCCACGTCCTCAGTGTCGTCTCCAGCGTCAAGATCACCCCGGAGTGGGAAGTCGGCGCCAGCTTCCGGTACACAAGCGGCTCTCCCGTTACACCCATTTACAACGACGAGAAGCGGGACCCTGACTTGGACGAGGATATCCATGCGGATGCGCTGCCTGCCGAACCCAACTCGGGGCGCATGAGGGATTTTCAGCGGCTGGATCTCAGGGTTGAGCGGAGTCTGAAGATACGATACGCCGAAATCGCTCTCTTCCTGGATGGTTTCAACGTGTTCAACCGAAAGAACGAAATCTTTCGCATTCCCTCCTTCGAAGACCCGAGCCAGTACATCCCACTCTCCACGGCCGGACTCCTGGTCTATGGAGGCGCTACGGCGAGATTCTGA